In Fluviicola taffensis DSM 16823, the following are encoded in one genomic region:
- a CDS encoding HlyD family efflux transporter periplasmic adaptor subunit translates to MQETEYKRENEIRSYEVQEIMSHIPNWIIRWGISLVFGIIILFLILSWIIKYPDVIQGETIVTTSVPPVKLVVKSSGELEHLILTDNSMVEKNQTIASIKSTLSDNAKAYLVVELAEVRKSYINNSLQKLDLKNTPMLFGDLQTNYSILKNALKNYKYLINDDNTSFNMLNVSQQIKNQKALMQLISKELNSVNKLVSNAGNKFKSDKTLYEKGVISQAEFFEREKAYETAIGEINNLEKTKITTAITITDLEKQLNDLRFNFEQRKKTLLLEIDTQLSVLENALLTWSRNYQIVSPIKGKLTYLLTLSENQFIEQGKELFAVIPENQEYVAHLKIPKSGYGKVKVGQKVMLKIDNFPSHEYGQLVGKVKSVSLIAAEKSYLVNVKLLNGLKTTYHKELNYIPEMSGSAEIITEDLRITDRIFNQFRKIFDR, encoded by the coding sequence ATGCAGGAAACAGAATACAAAAGGGAAAATGAAATACGTTCCTATGAGGTTCAGGAGATTATGTCTCATATTCCAAATTGGATTATTCGTTGGGGAATTTCGCTCGTTTTTGGAATAATCATTTTGTTTTTAATTCTTTCCTGGATTATTAAATACCCAGATGTTATTCAGGGTGAGACTATTGTTACGACATCTGTTCCTCCAGTAAAATTAGTTGTGAAATCATCTGGAGAATTAGAGCATTTGATTTTGACTGATAATTCGATGGTAGAGAAAAATCAAACTATTGCATCTATCAAAAGTACATTGTCTGATAATGCCAAGGCCTATCTAGTGGTTGAACTTGCAGAAGTACGAAAATCATACATCAATAATTCCTTGCAAAAACTGGACTTGAAAAACACTCCAATGCTATTTGGCGATTTGCAAACTAATTATTCGATTTTAAAGAACGCATTAAAAAATTATAAATACCTCATAAATGATGATAATACGTCATTCAACATGCTCAATGTTTCACAGCAAATAAAGAACCAAAAAGCACTTATGCAATTGATTTCAAAAGAATTGAATAGTGTAAATAAACTAGTAAGCAATGCTGGGAATAAGTTCAAATCGGATAAAACACTCTATGAGAAAGGAGTTATTTCCCAAGCTGAGTTTTTTGAACGAGAAAAGGCGTATGAAACTGCGATTGGTGAAATCAACAATTTGGAGAAAACGAAGATTACAACGGCGATAACAATAACTGATCTGGAAAAACAATTAAATGATTTGAGATTTAATTTTGAGCAGCGAAAAAAAACCTTGCTATTGGAAATAGATACCCAATTGTCCGTTTTAGAGAATGCACTTTTAACTTGGTCTAGAAACTATCAGATTGTTTCGCCTATTAAAGGGAAATTAACTTATTTACTGACCCTTTCTGAAAACCAATTTATCGAACAAGGAAAGGAATTGTTTGCCGTTATTCCAGAAAATCAGGAGTACGTTGCTCATTTAAAAATACCAAAAAGTGGTTACGGAAAGGTGAAAGTGGGACAAAAAGTAATGCTTAAAATAGATAACTTTCCATCTCATGAATATGGACAGTTAGTTGGAAAAGTAAAATCAGTTTCATTAATTGCTGCTGAAAAAAGTTATTTGGTGAATGTTAAACTACTAAATGGATTAAAGACTACTTATCATAAGGAGTTGAACTACATTCCTGAAATGAGTGGTAGTGCTGAGATTATAACTGAAGATCTGAGAATAACGGATCGGATATTCAATCAATTCAGGAAGATTTTTGACCGATGA